The Gemmatimonadota bacterium DNA window AAGAATTCCTCGATCCGCACCCTCAAGGAGCTGGTCGAGCAGACGCCGAAGACCCTGGACGATGTGAAGAACATCGGCGACAAGGCGATCCACGAGATCGCCGAAATGTTGCAGAAGGAAGGGCTCAAGTTCGGCATGAAGTTCGACGAGGTCGACGGCGACCTCCGGATCACCGATCACGGTTCGCTCCCGGCCATTCCGGCCGCCAGCGGCGAGGAAGCGTAAGCAATGCGGCACAACACGAAGGGACGGGCGCTGTCGCGGACGTCCAGCCACAAGCGGGCGATGATGCGCAACATGGCGGCCTCCCTGTTCGAGCACGAGGGCATCACCACCACCGTTGCCAAGGCGAAGGAGATCCGGCCGTACGCCGAGAAGCTCATCACCCTGGCGCGCCGTGGCGACCTCCACGCCATCCGGCAGGTCGAGCAGAAGATCCCGAACAAGACGCTGCTCACCAAGCTGTTCAAGGAAATCGGTCCGCGCTTCGCGGCGCGTCCGGGCGGCTACACCCGCATCCTCAAGCTCGGGCATCGCCCCGGCGACGGCGCCGAGATGGCGCGGATCGAGCTCGTCGGCGAGTGATGGCTCCGTGTTCTGCTCCGGCCGTTGGACAGAAGGGGACCCTCGGGTCCCCTTTTTCCGTCCGCGGCCGTCCGGACAAGCCAAACGGGTGGCACCCGTGAAGGGCGCCACCCGTTGATCACTCCGGGAGCAGAACGGTCAGGCCGCGACAGCGACCTTGGTGGCCTTGGCCACCTTCCCGCTCTTCATGCACTTGGTACAGACCTTCACCCGGCGCGGCGAACCGTCCACCAGGACGCGGACCGTCTGGAGGTTCGGGTACCAGCGGCGCTTCCGCCGGTTGTTCGCATGGCTGACATGGTTGCCGGTAGTCGGCCCCTTGTCGCAGATGGTGCAGACGCGCGCCATGATATCCTCGTTTGCGGCGGTCCAGAAAGACGGAACTCCAATAGCCCCCAAATCTATGGGATGGGGGCCGGTCTGACAACTCCCCGGAGCACACAATGCCAAAGGCCCTGATTACGGGCATCACTGGCCAGGATGGGTCCTACCTGGCCGAGTTCCTTCTGGCCAAGGGGTACGAGGTCTTTGGGGTGGTCCGGCGGACCTCCCATCACTCGTACGAGCGGATCGACCACCTGATCCCGCGGGTCCAGATCGTGGCAGCCGACCTCCTCGATCAGCACTCGTTGACGATGGTCATGCAAGAGGTCCAGCCGGACGAGGTGTACAACCTCGCGGCCCAGTCGTTCGTGCCGACCTCGTTCACGCAGCCCGTGCTCACCGGCGAGTTCACGGCCCTCGGCGTGACCCGCATCCTCGAGGCGGTGCGCCTCGCCGCGCCGAAGGCACGCTTCTATCAGGCGTCGTCGTCGGAAATGTTCGGCAAGGTGCAGGAGACGCCGCAGCACGAGGCAACGCCGTTCTATCCGCGCTCGCCCTACGGCGTGGCCAAGCTCTACGGCCACTGGATCACGGTGAACTACCGCGAGTCGTACGGCCTGTATGCGGTGAGCGGGATTCTCTTCAATCACGAATCACCGCGGCGTGGCATCGAGTTCGTCACGCGCAAGGTGACGGATGGCGTGGCGCGCATCGCGCTCGGCCTCGCGACCGAACTCAAGATGGGGAACCTCGAGGCGCGTCGCGACTGGGGCTATGCCGGCGACTACGTCGACGCGATGTGGCGGATGCTGCAGCTGGACCAGCCCGCCGACTTCGTGATCGGCACGGGCCAGACGCATTCGGTGGAAGACCTGGTGCGCGTGGCGTTCGAGCGCGTCGGGCTCGATTGGCGAAAGTACGTCACCATCGATCCGCGCTTCTATCGCCCGGCGGAAGTGGACCTGCTGCTCGCCGATCCCCGCAAGGCCAAGGACGAGCTCGGCTGGTCGCCCACCGTCTCCTTCGAGGGATTGATTCACATGATGGTCGACGCCGACCTCGCGCGGCTGCGCCCGGCGTGAGCCGTCTGCTGGTGACCGGCGCCGACGGCTTCGTCGGCCGATGGTTGGTGCGCGCGGCGCGTGCCAGCGGGCATCATGTCATCGCCGCCATCGCGCCCGAATCGCCGGATCCGGCCACGTGGCTCCGGCGATGAGCTGGCGGGCTGCGAGGCGGTCCGTGCGGACCTGCGCGACCCGGCCGGGCATCGCGGCGCTCGCTGCCACCGCGCCGAGGCGGTGATCCACCTCGCCGCGATGGCCTCGGCGCGGCTGCGCGCCGTGATCCGGCCGCCGCCATGCGCGTCAGCATGCCGGGCGACCGCCGCCCTCGCCGACGGGCTCGTACACGCGGGGCGCCCGACCTTTCTCCTCGTCTCGACGGGCGAGGTGTACGGTCGCGACCACAGCGGGCCGATCCCCGAGACGGCGTCGCTGGCCCCATGCTCTCCCTATGCGGCGAGCAAGGTCGGCGCCGAGGTCGCGGTGCTCGAAGTGCGCCGCCGCACCGGCCTGCCGGTGGTGATTGCCCGCCCTTTCCCGCACACCGGTCCGGGGCAGGCCCCGATCTACGTGCTGCCGGCGCTGGCGGCGCGCCTCCGCGGGCAAAGCGGGCGGCGCCAGTGAAGATCCCGGTGGGCAACCTCATGTCCCGTGCGCGACCTCCTCGATGTGCGCGACGTCGTCACGGCCTATCTTGCGCTGTTGGCGAAGGGTGTGCCCGGTGAGGCCTACAACGTGGCCAGCGGGACCGGTCACCGACTGACCGAGTGTTTCGAGATGCTCGCCCGACTCGCCGGCACCACGGCGCGTCCGGTGCAGGACGCTGCGCTGTTGCGCGCGGCCGATTTGCCGATCCTGATCGGGGACCCGACCCGGCTGCGCACCACGACCGGCTGGGCTCCCCAGATTTCCCTTGACCGCACCTTGCAGGACCTCGTACATGCCCAAGCGGACTGATATCTCCTCGATCCTCCTCCTTGGCTCCGGCCCGATCGTCATCGGGCAGGGCGCCGAGTTCGACTACTCCGGTACCCAGGCGGTGCGCGCGCTGAAGGAGGAGGGCTACCGGGTCATCCTGGTGAACTCGAATCCGGCGACGATCATGACCGACCCGGAACTCGCCGACGCCACCTACATCGAGCCGGTGACCCCCGAGTGGGTCGCCAAGGTGATCGAGCGCGAGCGCCCCGATGCGCTGCTGCCGACGATGGGCGGACAGACCGCGCTCAACGTCGCGATGGCGCTGGTGAAGGACGGCACGCTCGAGAAGTACGGCGTCGAGCTGATCGGCGCCAACGAGCGCGCCATCCGCGTCGCCGAGGATCGCTCGGAGTTTGCCGACGCGATGGTGCGGATCGGCCTCGCCACGCCGCGCGGCAACGTCGTGCGCACGCTGGAGGAAGGCCTCGCCGCGGTCGAGCAGACCGGCTACCCCGCCATCCTGCGCCCCTCCTTCACGCTCGGTGGCACCGGTGGCGGCATCGCCTACAACCGCGACGAGTTCGTCACGATGCTGGCCCGCGGCCTTGAACTCTCGCCGGTCACCTCGGTGCTGGTCGAGCGCAGCATCATCGGCTGGAAGGAGTACGAGCTCGAGGTGATGCGCGACGGCGCCGACAACGTCGTGATCGTCTGCTCGATCGAGAACCTCGATCCGATGGGCGTGCACACCGGCGACTCGATCACCTGCGCCCCCGCGATGACGCTGACCGACCGCGAGTATCAGGCGATGCGCGACGCCTCGATCAAGATCATCCGCGAGGTCGGCGTCGCCGCCGGCGGCTGCAACATCCAGTTCGCGGTGAACCCCGCCGACGGCGAGCAGTTGGTGATCGAGATGAATCCGCGCGTGTCGCGCTCCTCGGCGCTCGCCTCGAAGGCGACCGGCTTCCCGATCGCCCGCATCGGCGCGAAGGTCGCCGTCGGCTACACGCTCGACGAGTTGCCGAACGACATCACCAAGGTCACGCCGGCGTCGTTCGAGCCGGTGCTCGACTACGTCGTCGTCAAGATCCCGCGCTTCGCCTTCGAGAAGTTCCCGGCCGCCGAGCCGACGCTCACCACGCAGATGAAGTCGGTCGGCGAGGCGATGGCGATCGGCCGCACCTTCAAGGAGGCGCTGCAGAAGGGCTTCCGCGGCCTCGAGACGGGGCGCGCCGGCTGGGTCATCGGTGCCGGTCCGGTCGACGACCGCCTCGACGCCATCGACCGCGAGACGCTGCTCGCCGCGATCCGCCGGCCGACGCCGGAGCGGCTCTTCCAGGTCAAGCGCGCCCTCATCGCGAAGGTGTCGGTCGAGGACCTGCACGAGGCCTCGGGGATCGACCCCTGGTTCCTGCACCAGCTCGCCGAGCTGGTGGCGATGGAAGACGAGTGGATCGCGCACCCGTATGGTGCCAACGATGAGGCCGACCGCGCCATCATCCTGCGGATGAAGCGCGCCGGCTTCTCCGACTGGCAGCTCGCCGACCTCAAGTCGCTGGTCGAGGCCGACATCCGCACCACGCGGCATCGGCTCGGCCTCCGCCCGGTGTACAAGACGGTCGACACCTGCGCCGGCGAGTTCCCGTCGAGCACGCCCTATCTCTACTCCTGCTGGGACGAGGAGAACGAGGGTGGCCCGCGCCCCGACGAGACGCGCAAGACGGTGATCATCCTGGGCTCGGGCCCGAACCGCATCGGCCAGGGCGTCGAGTTCGACTACTGCTGCGTCCGGGCGACGCTCGCCTTCCGCGAGCTCGGCTATCGCACCGTGATGGTCAACTCGAACCCCGAGACCGTCTCCACTGACTTCGACATCTCGGACGCACTCTACTTCGAGCCGCTGACGCTCGAGGACGTGCTGGAGATCGTCCACCTGGAGAAGCCGCTGGGCGTCGTGGTGCAGCTCGGCGGCCAGACGCCGCTCAAGCTCGCCAAGGGGCTCGAGGCCGCCGGGGTGCCGATCCTCGGCACGTCGCCCGACGCCATCGATGCCGCCGAGGACCGCCAACGCTTCGAGGCGCTGGTGAACACCCTTGGCGTGCGCCAGCCGCCGGCCGGGACGGCGCGGACGATCGAGACCGCGCTGGAAGTGGCGGAGCGGATCGGCTATCCGGTGCTGGTCCGGCCGAGCTACGTCCTCGGCGGCCGGGCGATGCGAATCATCTACGACGCGCCCGAGCTGCGCGGCTTCTTCGACGAGGCGGCAGCGGTCGCCCCCGGCCATCCGGTGCTGATCGACTCCTTCCTCGAGGACGCCTTCGAGGCCGACGTCGACGCCATCTGCGACGGCGAGTCGGTGATCATCGGCGGCGTGATGCAGCACATCGAAGAGGCCGGGATTCACTCCGGCGACTCGGCCTGCGTGATGCCGCCGTACCTGATCACCGAGGAGCAGGTCGAGCAGATGCGGGCCCACACCCGGGCATTCGCGCTGGCGCTCGGGGTGGTCGGGCTGATCAACGTGCAGTACGCCGTCAAGAATGGCGTGGTCTACGTGATCGAGGTCAACCCGCGCGCCTCGCGCACCATCCCGTTCGTCTCGAAGACCACCGGCGTCCCGCTGGCGTCGCTCGCGGCGGCGGTCATGATCGGGAAGAAGCTGGCGGACCTCGGCCTCCGCGACGATCCGCTGCAGCCGTATGTGGCGGTCAAGGAAGCGGTCTTCCCGTTCACCAAGTTCGCGGGTGTCGATGTCCGCCTCGGTCCCGAGATGAAGTCGACCGGCGAAGTCATGGGGATCGCCGACTCCTTCGGGATGGCGTTCGCCAAGGCGCAGGCCTCGGCCGATGGCGCGTTGCCGCTCAGCGGGACCGTCTTCGTGACGGTGAACGACCACGACAAGGGCTCGGTGGTGCCGATCGCCAGGCGCTTCCACGAGCTCGGCTTCCGGGTGCTCGCGACGACGGGCACCGCCAAGTACCTGCGGGCCCGCGGCGTCCCGGCAGAACGCGTGTTGAAGGTGTACGAGGGAC harbors:
- the rplQ gene encoding 50S ribosomal protein L17, with the translated sequence MRHNTKGRALSRTSSHKRAMMRNMAASLFEHEGITTTVAKAKEIRPYAEKLITLARRGDLHAIRQVEQKIPNKTLLTKLFKEIGPRFAARPGGYTRILKLGHRPGDGAEMARIELVGE
- a CDS encoding 50S ribosomal protein L28; translated protein: MARVCTICDKGPTTGNHVSHANNRRKRRWYPNLQTVRVLVDGSPRRVKVCTKCMKSGKVAKATKVAVAA
- the gmd gene encoding GDP-mannose 4,6-dehydratase — protein: MPKALITGITGQDGSYLAEFLLAKGYEVFGVVRRTSHHSYERIDHLIPRVQIVAADLLDQHSLTMVMQEVQPDEVYNLAAQSFVPTSFTQPVLTGEFTALGVTRILEAVRLAAPKARFYQASSSEMFGKVQETPQHEATPFYPRSPYGVAKLYGHWITVNYRESYGLYAVSGILFNHESPRRGIEFVTRKVTDGVARIALGLATELKMGNLEARRDWGYAGDYVDAMWRMLQLDQPADFVIGTGQTHSVEDLVRVAFERVGLDWRKYVTIDPRFYRPAEVDLLLADPRKAKDELGWSPTVSFEGLIHMMVDADLARLRPA
- a CDS encoding NAD(P)-dependent oxidoreductase, translated to MSRLLVTGADGFVGRWLVRAARASGHHVIAAIAPESPDPATWLRR
- a CDS encoding SDR family oxidoreductase; this translates as MSSPPSRPNRRIRPRGSGDELAGCEAVRADLRDPAGHRGARCHRAEAVIHLAAMASARLRAVIRPPPCASACRATAALADGLVHAGRPTFLLVSTGEVYGRDHSGPIPETASLAPCSPYAASKVGAEVAVLEVRRRTGLPVVIARPFPHTGPGQAPIYVLPALAARLRGQSGRRQ
- a CDS encoding GDP-mannose 4,6-dehydratase, with translation MRDLLDVRDVVTAYLALLAKGVPGEAYNVASGTGHRLTECFEMLARLAGTTARPVQDAALLRAADLPILIGDPTRLRTTTGWAPQISLDRTLQDLVHAQAD
- the carB gene encoding carbamoyl-phosphate synthase large subunit, whose translation is MPKRTDISSILLLGSGPIVIGQGAEFDYSGTQAVRALKEEGYRVILVNSNPATIMTDPELADATYIEPVTPEWVAKVIERERPDALLPTMGGQTALNVAMALVKDGTLEKYGVELIGANERAIRVAEDRSEFADAMVRIGLATPRGNVVRTLEEGLAAVEQTGYPAILRPSFTLGGTGGGIAYNRDEFVTMLARGLELSPVTSVLVERSIIGWKEYELEVMRDGADNVVIVCSIENLDPMGVHTGDSITCAPAMTLTDREYQAMRDASIKIIREVGVAAGGCNIQFAVNPADGEQLVIEMNPRVSRSSALASKATGFPIARIGAKVAVGYTLDELPNDITKVTPASFEPVLDYVVVKIPRFAFEKFPAAEPTLTTQMKSVGEAMAIGRTFKEALQKGFRGLETGRAGWVIGAGPVDDRLDAIDRETLLAAIRRPTPERLFQVKRALIAKVSVEDLHEASGIDPWFLHQLAELVAMEDEWIAHPYGANDEADRAIILRMKRAGFSDWQLADLKSLVEADIRTTRHRLGLRPVYKTVDTCAGEFPSSTPYLYSCWDEENEGGPRPDETRKTVIILGSGPNRIGQGVEFDYCCVRATLAFRELGYRTVMVNSNPETVSTDFDISDALYFEPLTLEDVLEIVHLEKPLGVVVQLGGQTPLKLAKGLEAAGVPILGTSPDAIDAAEDRQRFEALVNTLGVRQPPAGTARTIETALEVAERIGYPVLVRPSYVLGGRAMRIIYDAPELRGFFDEAAAVAPGHPVLIDSFLEDAFEADVDAICDGESVIIGGVMQHIEEAGIHSGDSACVMPPYLITEEQVEQMRAHTRAFALALGVVGLINVQYAVKNGVVYVIEVNPRASRTIPFVSKTTGVPLASLAAAVMIGKKLADLGLRDDPLQPYVAVKEAVFPFTKFAGVDVRLGPEMKSTGEVMGIADSFGMAFAKAQASADGALPLSGTVFVTVNDHDKGSVVPIARRFHELGFRVLATTGTAKYLRARGVPAERVLKVYEGRPNAIDLMVSGEIQLLVNTPLGKLTQMDDHSMRRAALQHHVPYTTTLSAASAAVDAIIAMKSRPLEVRSLQEWHRLAREATPA